From Streptomyces sp. TLI_235, a single genomic window includes:
- a CDS encoding CHAD domain-containing protein, with the protein MPHGPEPTAGTVLAAWIARQTETLAGLVEAVRADEPDAVHQMRITCRRLRSTLQAYRPLIGTDTTALVTGLKDLAAALGAARDTEVLGERLTADARALPADCHPDEVAAAVSAWAAEGTAGARPEALAALDGPGLPALLAALRGLAAEPRFTARADRPAPAELTRVARRQQRRTARRIDEARRAAPGDATDTALHEARKAAKRARYAGEPAGPAATGFVRRMKALQDVLGTHQDAVLAGRTLHTLAATDPRHAFAYGVLYDRQLTAAAADRARLPDIWQKASAPPTF; encoded by the coding sequence GTGCCGCACGGACCCGAGCCCACCGCCGGCACGGTCCTCGCCGCCTGGATCGCCCGGCAGACCGAGACCCTTGCCGGACTCGTGGAAGCCGTCCGCGCCGACGAGCCGGACGCCGTCCACCAGATGCGGATCACCTGCCGCCGGCTGCGCAGCACCCTGCAGGCCTACCGCCCGCTGATCGGCACCGACACCACCGCCCTCGTCACCGGGCTCAAGGACCTCGCCGCCGCCCTCGGCGCCGCCCGGGACACCGAGGTCCTCGGCGAACGGCTCACCGCCGACGCCCGTGCCCTGCCCGCCGACTGCCACCCGGACGAGGTCGCCGCCGCCGTCTCCGCCTGGGCCGCCGAAGGCACCGCCGGAGCCCGCCCCGAGGCACTCGCCGCGCTCGACGGCCCCGGCCTCCCCGCGCTGCTCGCCGCCCTGCGCGGACTGGCCGCCGAACCCCGCTTCACGGCCCGCGCCGACCGCCCCGCCCCCGCCGAACTCACCCGGGTCGCCCGCCGCCAGCAGCGCCGCACCGCCCGCCGGATCGACGAGGCCCGCCGTGCCGCACCCGGCGACGCCACCGACACCGCCCTGCACGAGGCCCGCAAGGCCGCCAAACGCGCCCGCTACGCCGGCGAGCCGGCCGGTCCGGCGGCCACCGGGTTCGTCCGCCGGATGAAAGCCCTCCAGGACGTCCTCGGCACCCACCAGGACGCCGTCCTCGCCGGCCGTACCCTGCACACCCTCGCCGCCACCGACCCCCGGCACGCCTTCGCCTACGGCGTCCTCTACGACCGCCAGCTCACCGCCGCAGCCGCCGACCGCGCCCGCCTCCCGGACATCTGGCAGAAGGCGAGCGCACCGCCCACGTTCTGA
- a CDS encoding protein-disulfide isomerase: MTNQPQQSGTSARERLQEAHRREKKAAAVRRRAVIAVSVVAALAVVGGTVAAIATASDSDPAASAPLTVPANTSGKDGTVVVYGKADAPHTLQVYEDFRCPVCKQFEASAGKTVQQLADSGEYKIEYHLAAFLDKNLGGKGSRTALAAAGAALNEGVDKFKQFHDVLYAEQPDEREDGFGDVNRILELAEKVPGLKTEAFTKAVTEGTYRPWAAKVDAAFSASGAQGTPTVVLDGKVLNVFGQDGKPVTGEQWTALVRRTTGA; this comes from the coding sequence ATGACCAACCAGCCCCAGCAGTCCGGTACCTCGGCCCGTGAGCGTCTCCAGGAGGCGCACCGCCGGGAGAAGAAGGCGGCCGCCGTCCGGCGGCGCGCGGTGATCGCGGTGAGCGTGGTCGCGGCGCTCGCCGTGGTGGGCGGCACGGTGGCGGCGATCGCCACCGCCTCGGACTCCGACCCGGCCGCCTCGGCGCCGCTGACCGTGCCGGCGAACACCTCCGGCAAGGACGGCACCGTGGTGGTGTACGGCAAGGCGGACGCGCCGCACACGCTGCAGGTGTACGAGGACTTCCGCTGCCCGGTCTGCAAGCAGTTCGAGGCCTCGGCGGGCAAGACGGTGCAGCAGCTCGCGGACAGCGGCGAGTACAAGATCGAGTACCACTTGGCGGCGTTCCTGGACAAGAACCTCGGCGGCAAGGGCTCGCGGACGGCGCTGGCCGCCGCGGGTGCGGCGCTGAACGAGGGCGTGGACAAGTTCAAGCAGTTCCACGACGTGCTGTACGCCGAGCAGCCGGACGAGCGCGAGGACGGCTTCGGGGACGTCAACCGGATCCTGGAGCTGGCGGAGAAGGTGCCGGGGCTGAAGACGGAGGCGTTCACCAAGGCGGTCACCGAGGGCACCTACCGGCCGTGGGCGGCCAAGGTCGACGCGGCGTTCTCGGCGAGCGGCGCCCAGGGCACCCCGACGGTGGTGCTGGACGGCAAGGTGCTGAACGTCTTCGGCCAGGACGGCAAGCCGGTGACGGGCGAGCAGTGGACCGCGCTGGTCCGCCGGACGACCGGGGCCTGA
- a CDS encoding putative membrane protein has product MASGATIGSGRGLARLLVVSGLLGLAASAVLTFDKLRMLENPGYRPGCSINPVISCGSLMRTDQASVFGFPNPLLGLAAFAVLIAAGAGLLAGARYRRWYWLGLQAGALAGLGFTVWLITQALYEIGALCPYCMVVWAVVGPLAWYVTLHNLRTGVLPAPRWWPSVARYHWVVPALWHLGIALLVLNRFWYYWRTLL; this is encoded by the coding sequence ATGGCTTCCGGTGCGACGATCGGTTCCGGGCGGGGCCTTGCCCGGCTGCTGGTGGTGAGCGGCCTGCTTGGCCTGGCCGCCTCGGCGGTGCTGACCTTCGACAAGCTGCGGATGCTGGAGAACCCGGGCTACCGGCCGGGCTGCAGCATCAATCCGGTGATCAGCTGCGGCTCGCTGATGCGCACCGACCAGGCGTCGGTGTTCGGCTTCCCCAATCCGCTGCTCGGGCTGGCGGCGTTCGCGGTGCTGATCGCGGCCGGCGCCGGACTGCTGGCGGGTGCCCGCTACCGCCGCTGGTACTGGCTGGGGCTGCAGGCGGGCGCGCTGGCCGGGCTGGGCTTCACCGTCTGGCTGATCACCCAGGCGCTGTACGAGATCGGGGCGCTCTGCCCGTACTGCATGGTGGTGTGGGCGGTGGTCGGGCCGTTGGCCTGGTACGTGACGCTGCACAACCTGCGGACGGGGGTGCTCCCGGCGCCGCGCTGGTGGCCGTCGGTGGCCCGGTACCACTGGGTGGTGCCCGCGCTCTGGCACCTGGGGATCGCCCTGCTGGTCCTCAACCGGTTCTGGTACTACTGGCGCACGCTGCTCTGA